The Sorangiineae bacterium MSr11954 DNA segment CCAAGCCGTACGATGCCCCGGCTCGCGGCAAGATCGAGCGCTTCTGGCGTACGTTGCGCGAAGGGTGCCTCGATCACATAGGCTCGCTCACCTCGCTCCACGCCCTCAACGTCCGGCTCTGGGCGTGGCTCGATGAGCACTACCACAAGACCCCTCACGGCGCGCTGATGGGCAAAACGCCGCTCGAAGTCTTCACCGCCGCTGCAAGCGAGCCCGATCCCTTCGACGAAAGAAAGCTACGCGCTGCACTCACCGTCCACGCCCGTCGTCGCGTCCGTCGCGACAACACCATCGCAATGGATGGCGTGGACTGGGAGACCGATCTGCACTTTCTTGCCGGCCAACTCGTCTCCGTCTCGCGCTGCCTGGTCGATCCGAGCGAGCCGCCATTCATCGACCACGAAGGCAAGCGCTTCGTCCTGCACCCGGTCGACCCCGTGCGAAACGCAACGCGTCCGCGCTCGGCACAAAACCTCGACGAGCCTCACGTTGCACGTGTCGCATTCGACCCATCGCGCGCGCTGCTCGACAAGGCGCTCGGCAGAAAGCCGGAGGGATCGCGATGAGCCCCGAGACGCTCTCCCACTTCGGTTTGAATCAAGAGCCATTTTCCAAGGAGATCGACGACGCGGATCTATGGCTGCCCCCCAGCAAGCACGCCGTCCTCGACGAGCTCACCGACGCGGTGCACGCTCGAAAAAGCGCCGTCCTCACCGGCGAGCCGGGCGCCGGAAAAACCTGCCTCTTGCGCGCGTTGCGGCACGCGCTCAAGGCCGACACCTTCCGTCTGACCTATTGCCACAACGTTACGCTCGGCCGGCGCGATTTCTATCGCCAGCTATGTCTCGCCCTCGGCGTTCCCCGTGGTGCCACTGCTGGTGATGTCTTCTTGTCCGTGAGTACCCACGTCGAGGAGCTCGCCAAAGAGCGCGTCTTCCCCGTCTTCCTCGTCGACGAGGCGCACCTGCTTCATCAGGACACGCTCGACCATCTCCACATCTTGCTCAATTACGCATGGGACAGTCGCGCACTGTTGTCGCTGCTGCTGGTCGGGTTACCCGATCTCGACGACCGACTGCGCCTACGGCGCAATCGGTCGCTCTATTCGCGATTACACCACCGCGTTTCCATCGGGTCGCTCACCGCCGACGATACGGCCGATTACGTCCGCATGCGAGTCACCCGCGCCGGCGGACCGAAAGATCTCTTCGCCCCCGACGCCGTCGCCATGCTCCACGAGGCGGCCGCCGGCAGCCTGCGCGACACCGATCGCATCGCCACCGCCGCTCTGCGCTTGGCAGTCCGGCGCAAACGCAAGACCATCGAACGCGAGCTCCTCGCCCGCGTCCTTCACGCCGAAGGAATTGCCACATGAATCGCGTGACCCTCGAAGCGGCCGCCCTGCGCGTCGCCATCACCCTCGTCCGGCGTACGCTCCGCGACGTCTACCTTCCAGGCGACGACGCCTTCGAGCCTCACCAACGTGACGTAGGCCGGGTACTCGAGTTGCTCGACCAACTCGAGATCGCGCTGCTCCGCCTCGACATCGCCCTGGACCGCGACCGCATCGGCTCGCAGCCCTTCTGACGCAGACCGCCCGCCACCGCGCCGTCTGCGTGATGCCCATCATTTAGCCGGCGCGGAACGACATCAAATTAAAGGCGTGGCAACACTAGCTCGCGCGTCAGGCGCCGAATCAACGTGTCCTCGAGCCCCACACGAACGAGGTTCGGATCGAGCTCGACTTCGGACGGTGACGTGGCCACCCAAGGAGTGTACGCGGGCGGAACACGGGTGCCAGACCGCCCGCGCCTTTTGGCGCGAGATTCCGAGTCCGGCTACCCGTCCGTCGGGTGGCACGATCAACTGCGATGGCGATTCTTGCGACGTGCGCGCCAAGCTACGCGCGCGCACCGAACCTTGACCCGTCGCGCTGACTCAGCTCAGTGATTGCGGTTGCGACCGCGACCGCCGCCGCCTCCTCCGCGCCCGGCGCGGCGCGCCCCCATTTCATCGATGATGCTTTGGCGCGCCGAATCATCGAGTGCCTCCAGGTGCGGGAATACGTCACGCTCTTCCTCGGCGAGATGGCTCCGCATGGCTGGCTCCAGCGCGCTCGCGGCATCGCGGATGGCATAACGGAGCACACTCCATCGCTCGGGCGCCGCCGCGAGCGCTTGGCATGGCGCGATCAACGCATGCGAAAGCGGCTCATGTTCATGGTGCTCCTCGCGCATGCGATCGAGCGCGGCTCGCACTCCGGGATCCACGAGACGCGGGAGGATCGACTCTTCTTCGTCCTGCGTGTGCATCGGGAGAGCCCGCGTGAAGTACCGCGCGATACGCTCGGCTACGTCGCGAACGTCATCTTCCGTCTCCGGGGGTGCGTTGGCGAGGTCCGAGGCGAGCGCCATCATTTCGCGGATTCGAGCGTGGCAGTCGAGCAGACGCTCGAGGAGTGAACGATCGTCGTCGTGCGGCATGGGGCCGGAAGCTTAGCGTAGCCCTCTCGTGTGCCAAGGCCGACGACGAGCTACTCCGACAGCCGTGGCGTGCAAATGCACGATGCCCCGAACCTTGCCGGCATGCCGCTCGAGCGAGCGCTCCACCGAAAAATCCCTACCCGGCGCCGGTGGCTGCGGATGACAATCACCGGATCACCTCGTCCGTGGAGCGTGGTCACGAAGCCGAGCGCTGCCCTGAGCGACCCCAGCCGCGCAACGGCCGGAGGGCGTCGCGGCTCATGGCCGTGCTCCTCGGGCGCACACGTGGAGACCCTCTCCGAAGGCGTCGAGCAAGGTGCGGCCGGCATTTCGTCGTCCCTCGCGGTCCGGGAGAGCGGGAGGTGGGGCCATTGCTGGTGGCCGTTGACAGCGCACTCGGCCGATAACCGCGGGCAATCGAGGGGGCATTTGGACGGCGCCTTCGATGCGCGATCCCACGATACCGCGAAGGCTCTTGGAATAGGCGCTGCGCGTGTGGCGGCGATGATTGAATGACAATCGAGTGAGCCAGATCCCACTTTCTATCTGCGTCCCGCTGTATCACGGCGACGAGCGATGCGTGCGCGGCCCGAGATCGCCAAGGCGGGCTCTACCCGCGGCGCTTTCCGGTGGCGGAGTAAGACCGGACGCAAGGCTCGGTACGATTTCGTGACGAGTTTCGAAGCTTCGCCTCAAGTCTAGATGCCCTCCCCATCGAGGGCACTTCGATTCCTTTTGATCCGATCCGAAGCACGCCGTGTCTTCATGCGATATGGGCAGTACACAAATCTATTTGGTATTTGCTCGCGAAATCCATGGTTCTCAGCTTGTCGCTTTTTATGTTTTATAGCCTTACCATTCGTTCTGATAATTGATTTCGTCTTGCATCGCCTATCGCTCGCGCATGCCGTAGGCGCCGGCAAGATGGCCTTGGGTGTCGGTGACGTCGCCAGGGCCAGCGGGCTGCTCGGTGAGGTGGAGCATTCGGAGCTCGAACGGACCTGCCACGGCCGCGGGGCGGGGGCCGAGCGTCAGCAACATGAAGTGTCCGCCGCGCGTCAGCTCGAATACGTGGACGAAGTCGGCCGGTGGATGTCTCGACATCATAGAAGTCGACGCGCGGGTATCGGCCAAAATCTGTATTTGTTGCGACCTTTCGCAACGAAGAGTACAGCCTGCGAGGGATGAGGATGAGATATGAATTTCGATGGTAATCGACGTGTCCGGCCATACACTCCGCAGAGTTAAAGGTAGCTCCTTGGTGGCAGCCCATTGAGTCCCGTGTACGCTTGCTCAAGAAGCAAGCGAGGGGCGCGCTACCGGCGAAGTACGGATTTCCTTGGCCCGCGGAGGTCTCATCGATGAACAATTGGCAGGGGCAAGGCGGACAAGGACAGGGCGGACAAGGACAGGGCGGACATGGGCCGGGAAACCCGTACGGGCCACCACCGCCCCAGTACCCGCCGCCGCAGTACAGCCCACAGTACCAGCAGCCGCCGGTCGTCTACGTCCAAGCTCCGCAAGTGATCAAGGCGCCCTTCAATCACACGCCGCATATCGTGCTCACGTTTTTGAGCTGTGGCGCATGGCTTCCTATCTGGCTTATTTGCTGGGCGTTGCATTGATTCAATCGTTCGCCTTCCGCTTGCGCATCACGCTGGCCGGCAGGGCCGAACGGCTTTAGGCACCGACCTGCCAGAGGTACG contains these protein-coding regions:
- a CDS encoding hemerythrin domain-containing protein; amino-acid sequence: MPHDDDRSLLERLLDCHARIREMMALASDLANAPPETEDDVRDVAERIARYFTRALPMHTQDEEESILPRLVDPGVRAALDRMREEHHEHEPLSHALIAPCQALAAAPERWSVLRYAIRDAASALEPAMRSHLAEEERDVFPHLEALDDSARQSIIDEMGARRAGRGGGGGGRGRNRNH
- a CDS encoding AAA family ATPase, producing the protein MSPETLSHFGLNQEPFSKEIDDADLWLPPSKHAVLDELTDAVHARKSAVLTGEPGAGKTCLLRALRHALKADTFRLTYCHNVTLGRRDFYRQLCLALGVPRGATAGDVFLSVSTHVEELAKERVFPVFLVDEAHLLHQDTLDHLHILLNYAWDSRALLSLLLVGLPDLDDRLRLRRNRSLYSRLHHRVSIGSLTADDTADYVRMRVTRAGGPKDLFAPDAVAMLHEAAAGSLRDTDRIATAALRLAVRRKRKTIERELLARVLHAEGIAT